The segment TGGGAGTTATGGAAAACAGTGATTATGCACGAGAGCTGAACTCGCCACCTCAGTATACTGCCCAGGGCTATGAGGCCCTGAAGGAGGAGATGGAGTTTCGGAATAGCCCAGGCAGGCAAATACAGTCCACTGTGGTGACAATAATGCCAGAAGCTCCTCCTGTGCGAGATCACATAATCTGGTCACTCTTCAACACCATGTACATGAATTTCTGCTGTCTGGGGCTTATTGCCCTTGTATTCTCAGTCAAGGTAAGAGAATGATTTTTTTATGCCCAATAccagcaccacattataaaaaagatatcggggaattcgagagagttcaaaggcgagctattaaatttattaaagagttagagacactggagtacgaggaaaggcttactaggttaaatatgtatacactagaaaagaggcgtctaagagaagacattaatgtcttcaaatatgtaaatggtcattacaaggagttagcagggtattcgtttattaaaagaactctatataggacacgtgggcactcgctgaggctagaggagagaaaattccatacacaacgtaggaaagggttctccacagtaagggcagtaaggatttagaACTCCCTGccggtaaatgcattttaaaaacgGACTGGACAAATTTCcaactgaaaaaagtatccaaggctatagcatttaatatattgacattaattatctgggagtgatacgaattatagttgttaattggtactataccattacttcagctggtacATTATAacgtgcacagcttaatacagaatacaggttgaacccgatgggcattttgcctttttcaacctcattaactatgttactatgttagaaaTCCTATACAATACTTTACTGTAGATAGAAATGTTACTCTTGGCTTCATACTGCTGTagaaggattgttagctcaaacTCGGGTCCTTAACCCACAGTCCTTTCACCATCCAACCCTTTAGCAATCACAGAATTACACAATTTAGAGCCACTCTGGATTTCCTGCTGTTACATCCATAAAGGAAAATGTCTAAATATGACTCTccgaatattaaggtgaccctccCAAGATGATTATCATTGTACAACAGTCTGTTTACAGTGTTATCATAATCCACATTATCATATGCAAAAAACAAATTGTCTGTTTCCATGTATTCCAGGCTATTGTGAATGATATTTAGTGTAAGTAAACATTTACAGTTCATGGAGAACTTTGGAGCCATAATTGTGGGAATCTGGGTGTATAGATGGAGGGGAGATGGTAAAATAGACTAGAAATGTTCTTGCTCAGCGCAGCTTATTTATCTGAAAAGAAAGTGTTACGTACTGagcgcccgattcagacctgatcgctgctgtgcgttttcacacaggggagaattatcgattgactgcacatTCACCGTAATGTGCACACGCATCGCTAAACAACAGGCTTCGCCAAACAGCAACAAGCGAAAATTTCAGTTGCACAGCCATTTGCAAGCTGATTGACATGAAGATgcaatttgtgggtggtaactgaccattttctgggagtgtcagggaaaactcaggtgttcccaagcgttttcagggagggtgtgtgacgtcaactccggccctgatcagcctgttattTTCGCACTGGAGAAAtaagccctgggctgcgcacagactgcacacactggaaaaat is part of the Pseudophryne corroboree isolate aPseCor3 chromosome 11, aPseCor3.hap2, whole genome shotgun sequence genome and harbors:
- the LOC134969040 gene encoding interferon-induced transmembrane protein 1-like, whose product is MGVMENSDYARELNSPPQYTAQGYEALKEEMEFRNSPGRQIQSTVVTIMPEAPPVRDHIIWSLFNTMYMNFCCLGLIALVFSVKSRDRKLLGDKSGAHSYGTTARSLNIAATTLSVLFVVVMIIIVIVNVTVMVKMGQEYMNNQRNKEYGQEFGK